A part of Streptomyces sp. DSM 40750 genomic DNA contains:
- a CDS encoding DUF1876 domain-containing protein, translating into MMKTAVGWHIELEFQEDDQRTRAAALVRLPDGKEVRANGYASRHHTDPNQPRVGEEIAGARALNELAMKLLTKAHDEIDEASGRTSHPIAL; encoded by the coding sequence ATGATGAAAACCGCTGTCGGATGGCATATCGAGCTGGAGTTCCAGGAGGACGATCAGCGCACACGGGCGGCGGCCCTCGTACGGCTCCCCGACGGGAAGGAAGTACGCGCCAACGGCTACGCCAGCCGCCACCACACCGACCCCAATCAGCCCCGGGTCGGCGAGGAGATAGCCGGGGCGAGGGCCCTGAACGAGCTCGCCATGAAGCTCCTCACCAAGGCCCACGACGAGATAGACGAGGCATCGGGGCGGACGTCGCATCCGATAGCGCTCTGA